The following proteins are co-located in the Dromiciops gliroides isolate mDroGli1 chromosome 2, mDroGli1.pri, whole genome shotgun sequence genome:
- the LOC122744059 gene encoding fibulin-7-like, with amino-acid sequence MMLRLLFLSLSVLQVPLSDAQGCLSKRSVLATIRQMQKLLSSQEAAQLQGLRSLRKQLTVLQGSVHKQATRRNETCPHLAIPTHGRKLGRKVGIGHEVHFLCDAGFQLVGSESRLCQENRTWSGQQPVCKSIDDCASHPCTNGGTCVDEVQQYACLCPSGWTGNNCQTPATSYWVSLSNSSFSRQPRCAENGQGARQCSCDLGFQMRAGGLCQDVDECQIFQLNQQNRICVHSCINLPGSYRCICPPGYLLNPDQNTCEDVDECADQQHNCTRGELCINVFGGFQCVRPECPRPRHNTSYVKTSAFQCERNPCPVDNQACRQAANSISFHYLPLPSNRTVPRVLFRMSTTRFLGDSLRFAITGGRGLGAFAVQRSDRHTGELVLTSPVPGPATLEVQLEMSELSKKVLLGKHIFRITAFISPYEF; translated from the exons ggCTGCCTGAGCAAGCGATCCGTGCTTGCTACCATTCGCCAGATGCAGAAACTGCTGTCCAGCCAGGAAGCTGCCCAGCTGCAGGGCCTGCGCAGCCTCAGGAAGCAGCTCACCGTGCTCCAGGGGAGCGTCCACAAACAGGCCACGAGGAGGAACG aaaCATGCCCCCATCTGGCTATACCAACGCACGGCAGGAAGCTTGGGAGAAAAGTGGGCATAGGACATGAGGTGCACTTCTTGTGTGACGCTGGCTTCCAGCTGGTGGGCTCTGAATCTCGGCTGTGTCAGGAGAACAGAACGTGGAGTGGACAGCAGCCCGTTTGCAAGA GTATTGATGACTGTGCCAGCCATCCCTGCACCAACGGGGGCACCTGTGTGGATGAAGTGCAGCAATACGCCTGCCTCTGTCCGAGTGGCTGGACCGGAAATAACTGTCAGACCCCAGCCACCTCCT ACTGGGTGTCTCTGAGTAACTCATCCTTCAGCCGCCAGCCCCGATGTGCTGAGAATGGGCAGGGTGCCCGTCAGTGCAGCTGTGACTTGGGCTTCCAGATGCGTGCCGGCGGCTTGTGTCAAG ACGTGGACGAGTGCCAGATCTTCCAGCTGAACCAGCAGAACAGGATCTGCGTGCACAGCTGCATCAATCTACCTGGGTCCTACCGCTGTATCTGCCCCCCAGGCTACCTGCTCAACCCGGACCAAAACACGTGCGAAG ATGTGGACGAGTGTGCAGATCAGCAGCACAACTGTACTCGAGGTGAGCTGTGCATCAATGTCTTTGGGGGCTTCCAATGTGTGCGGCCAGAATGTCCTCGGCCCCGGCACAACACCAGCTATGTGAAGACATCAGCCTT CCAGTGTGAGCGGAACCCGTGCCCAGTGGATAACCAGGCCTGCCGACAGGCGGCCAACTCCATCTCCTTCCATTACCTACCCCTTCCGTCCAACCGCACGGTGCCCCGAGTGCTCTTCAGGATGTCCACCACCCGCTTCCTCGGAGATAGCCTGCGCTTTGCCATCACTGGCGGCCGGGGCCTTGGGGCCTTCGCTGTGCAGCGCTCAGACCGGCACACTGGGGAGCTGGTGCTGACCAGTCCCGTGCCGGGCCCCGCCACCCTGGAGGTGCAGCTGGAGATGAGCGAGCTCTCCAAGAAGGTTCTGCTGGGAAAGCACATCTTCCGGATCACCGCATTCATCTCCCCCTATGAGTTCTAG